A genomic region of Rhipicephalus sanguineus isolate Rsan-2018 chromosome 1, BIME_Rsan_1.4, whole genome shotgun sequence contains the following coding sequences:
- the LOC119379353 gene encoding protein CNPPD1 isoform X1 has translation MKMNLFHAISFDNDQEDLVLGPDLQIFSDHLELSERIRKTLYYGKLPTTDRPSLALTGISVEMFSKVLPNDGLKVLDMHYAASVSRRACITPCSMMLAMVYLDQLRHKNPQYMTSVSSCDLFLVSMLVASKFLYDDGEEDEVFNNEWAASANMELKDLNLLEREFLDALDWNLYVKPIAFARVLDKIETRIAYLESSKRGWTTYTDVCVLSKSAVLRRCWLLVYDGVIKVIAVSAIAYVAAALTLFGSAVLVHKVAHTGQQLLQCSSLGTQHINLPVHSNASNVLPCVVPPFLSSCTDRDREGTVECVPDKPLLRVSNNPPCQHSKSASNLPARRSVLARTRASRVCTGVPHHPLMASCVEVTFSL, from the exons ATGAAGATGAACTTATTCCATGCCATTTCGTTCGACAACGACCAGGAGGATCTGGTTTTAGGCCCCGATTTACAG ATATTTAGCGACCATCTGGAACTCAGTGAGCGGATCAGGAAGACACTCTACTATGGAAAACTGCCGACGACGGACCGACCATCCTTGGCGCTGACAG GAATCTCCGTTGAGATGTTCTCAAAAGTGCTGCCAAATGACGGGCTTAAAGTTCTTGACATGCACTACGCAGCATCGGTGTCAAG GAGGGCCTGTATTACTCCATGCTCCATGATGCTGGCTATGGTTTACTTGGACCAACTGCGACACAAGAACCCACAGTACATGACTTCTGTTTCATCTTGTGATTTGTTTCTGGTATCTATG CTTGTGGCTTCAAAATTCCTGTACGACGATGGTGAAGAGGATGAAGTCTTCAACAATGAATGGGCTGCATCAGCGAACATGGAGCTGAAGGACCTGAACCTTTTGGAGCGGGAGTTTCTGGATGCTCTC GACTGGAATTTGTATGTGAAACCCATTGCATTTGCACGTGTTCTGGACAAAATAGAAACAAG GATTGCATACTTGGAGTCCTCAAAGCGAGGCTGGACCACTTACACAGATGTGTGTGTGCTGAGCAAAAGCGCTGTGCTCAGGCGTTGTTGGCTACTAGTCTATGACGGTGTGATCAAG GTGATTGCCGTATCTGCCATTGCCTATGTTGCTGCAGCGTTGACTCTCTTTGGTTCAGCAGTCCTTGTGCACAAGGTTGCCCACACAGGCCAGCAGCTGTTACAGTGCTCAAGTCTTGGCACCCAGCACATAAACCTTCCCGTTCATTCCAATGCCAGCAATGTCTTGCCCTGTGTTGTGCCCCCTTTTCTGAGCTCGTGCACTGATCGAGACCGAGAAGGCACAGTTGAATGTGTTCCAGACAAACCTCTTCTTCGTGTATCAAACAATCCTCCTTGCCAGCATTCCAAATCGGCTTCCAACCTGCCAGCACGCCGCAGTGTCCTGGCTCGAACCCGAGCTTCACGGGTTTGCACTGGAGTGCCTCACCATCCCCTGATGGCTAGTTGTGTGGAAGTGACATTCAGCCTCTGA
- the LOC119379353 gene encoding protein CNPPD1 isoform X2 gives MKMNLFHAISFDNDQEDLVLGPDLQIFSDHLELSERIRKTLYYGKLPTTDRPSLALTGISVEMFSKVLPNDGLKVLDMHYAASVSRACITPCSMMLAMVYLDQLRHKNPQYMTSVSSCDLFLVSMLVASKFLYDDGEEDEVFNNEWAASANMELKDLNLLEREFLDALDWNLYVKPIAFARVLDKIETRIAYLESSKRGWTTYTDVCVLSKSAVLRRCWLLVYDGVIKVIAVSAIAYVAAALTLFGSAVLVHKVAHTGQQLLQCSSLGTQHINLPVHSNASNVLPCVVPPFLSSCTDRDREGTVECVPDKPLLRVSNNPPCQHSKSASNLPARRSVLARTRASRVCTGVPHHPLMASCVEVTFSL, from the exons ATGAAGATGAACTTATTCCATGCCATTTCGTTCGACAACGACCAGGAGGATCTGGTTTTAGGCCCCGATTTACAG ATATTTAGCGACCATCTGGAACTCAGTGAGCGGATCAGGAAGACACTCTACTATGGAAAACTGCCGACGACGGACCGACCATCCTTGGCGCTGACAG GAATCTCCGTTGAGATGTTCTCAAAAGTGCTGCCAAATGACGGGCTTAAAGTTCTTGACATGCACTACGCAGCATCGGTGTCAAG GGCCTGTATTACTCCATGCTCCATGATGCTGGCTATGGTTTACTTGGACCAACTGCGACACAAGAACCCACAGTACATGACTTCTGTTTCATCTTGTGATTTGTTTCTGGTATCTATG CTTGTGGCTTCAAAATTCCTGTACGACGATGGTGAAGAGGATGAAGTCTTCAACAATGAATGGGCTGCATCAGCGAACATGGAGCTGAAGGACCTGAACCTTTTGGAGCGGGAGTTTCTGGATGCTCTC GACTGGAATTTGTATGTGAAACCCATTGCATTTGCACGTGTTCTGGACAAAATAGAAACAAG GATTGCATACTTGGAGTCCTCAAAGCGAGGCTGGACCACTTACACAGATGTGTGTGTGCTGAGCAAAAGCGCTGTGCTCAGGCGTTGTTGGCTACTAGTCTATGACGGTGTGATCAAG GTGATTGCCGTATCTGCCATTGCCTATGTTGCTGCAGCGTTGACTCTCTTTGGTTCAGCAGTCCTTGTGCACAAGGTTGCCCACACAGGCCAGCAGCTGTTACAGTGCTCAAGTCTTGGCACCCAGCACATAAACCTTCCCGTTCATTCCAATGCCAGCAATGTCTTGCCCTGTGTTGTGCCCCCTTTTCTGAGCTCGTGCACTGATCGAGACCGAGAAGGCACAGTTGAATGTGTTCCAGACAAACCTCTTCTTCGTGTATCAAACAATCCTCCTTGCCAGCATTCCAAATCGGCTTCCAACCTGCCAGCACGCCGCAGTGTCCTGGCTCGAACCCGAGCTTCACGGGTTTGCACTGGAGTGCCTCACCATCCCCTGATGGCTAGTTGTGTGGAAGTGACATTCAGCCTCTGA